A region of Liolophura sinensis isolate JHLJ2023 chromosome 8, CUHK_Ljap_v2, whole genome shotgun sequence DNA encodes the following proteins:
- the LOC135472139 gene encoding leucine-rich repeat protein soc-2 homolog, with product MPPSEVLNLRCLEELTLDNNNLTMLPGGLGRLKCLRHLSLSSNPLSFLNGEVGDLISLRQLWVNNCQLTALPDEIGCLENLVRLSANSNSLRAAPDTLKNLSNLRWLNLSHNKLDKLPMELGSLTCLGYLNVNHNNLREVPQCLTELSSLASLLMKDNLVSSVEDDVVLGLSQLTRFDLRDNHITDRPIHWKGLEYIQIGRTGLAASGVS from the exons ATGCCTCCATCTGAGGTGTTAAATCTCAGGTGTTTGGAAGAGCTGACGTTGGACAACAACAACCTTACTATGCTTCCTGGAGGTTTGGGAAGACTCAAGTGTTTGCGCCACCTCAGTCTGTCTTCAAACCCGCTTAGTTTTCTCAACGGAGAGGTTGGTGATCTGATCTCACTGCGTCAGCTTTGGGTCAACAATTGTCAACTTACAGCTCTACCTGATGAAATAGGATGCCTTGAGAATCTGGTCAGATTAAGTGCAAACTCCAACAGCCTAAGAGCTGCTCCAGATACTTTGAAAAACTTGTCTAATTTAAGATGGCTGAACCTTTCTCATAATAAACTGGACAAACTTCCCATGGAGCTCGGCAGTTTAACTTGCCTGGgttatttgaatgttaaccaTAATAACCTGAGGGAAGTCCCCCAGTGTCTGACAGAGTTATCTTCACTTGCTTCTCTACTGATGAAGGATAATTTAGTGTCCTCAGTTGAGGATGATGTAGTTCTAGGGCTGTCACAGCTAACCAGATTTGATCTCAGAGACAATCACATCACAGATAGGCCTATTCACTGGAAG GGCTTAGAGTACATCCAGATAGGAAGGACAGGATTGGCTGCTAGTGGTGTAAGCTGA